A genomic segment from Leptospira perdikensis encodes:
- a CDS encoding alkene reductase, which produces MKSLFSEAKLGNLSLKNKVVMAPMTRSRSLGNVPGDIVAKYYEQRAEAGLIVTEGTSPSPNGLGYARIPGIFSEEQTKAWKKVTDKVHTKGSKIFVQLMHTGRIGHELNLPKGAKVLGPSAILAKGQMWTDAEGMKDHPIPQEMSKSDLKSTIEEFVNASKNAIQAGFDGVELHAANGYLLDQFLHPSSNQRTDEYGGSIENRIRFVLEVAAAVSVAIGKEKTAIRLSPYGAYNDLFPFPETHDEYSLLAEKLNEIGIVYIHLVDHSSMGAPTVDPETVYNIRKAFKGTLILSGGYDAERAEKDLSSGVADLVAFGKPFLANPDLVTRFQKNIPLASFDQTTLYTPGEKGYSDYVFAN; this is translated from the coding sequence GTGAAATCATTATTTTCAGAAGCAAAGTTAGGAAATCTTTCCTTAAAAAATAAAGTGGTGATGGCCCCTATGACTCGTTCCCGTTCCCTTGGAAATGTACCGGGTGATATCGTTGCCAAGTATTATGAACAAAGAGCAGAAGCAGGACTTATAGTAACCGAAGGAACCTCTCCATCACCGAATGGTCTTGGTTATGCGAGAATTCCTGGAATTTTTTCAGAAGAACAAACCAAAGCTTGGAAAAAAGTAACCGACAAAGTCCATACAAAGGGAAGTAAAATTTTTGTTCAATTGATGCATACCGGTCGCATTGGACATGAACTGAATTTACCGAAAGGGGCTAAAGTTCTTGGACCATCGGCAATTTTGGCAAAAGGACAAATGTGGACAGATGCAGAAGGAATGAAAGACCATCCTATACCACAAGAGATGTCCAAATCAGATCTAAAATCTACGATAGAAGAATTCGTTAATGCATCTAAAAATGCAATCCAAGCAGGTTTTGATGGAGTGGAATTACATGCAGCAAACGGATATTTGCTCGACCAATTTTTACATCCATCTTCCAACCAACGAACAGACGAATACGGTGGTTCGATTGAAAACAGAATTCGTTTTGTTCTGGAAGTTGCCGCTGCAGTAAGTGTTGCCATTGGAAAAGAAAAAACAGCAATTCGTTTGTCTCCTTACGGCGCCTACAATGATCTTTTCCCTTTCCCAGAAACTCATGACGAATATTCGTTGTTAGCTGAAAAGTTAAACGAAATCGGAATTGTATACATCCATTTAGTAGACCATTCTTCAATGGGAGCACCGACTGTGGATCCAGAAACAGTTTACAACATTCGTAAGGCGTTTAAAGGAACTTTGATTCTCAGTGGTGGTTATGATGCAGAACGTGCGGAAAAAGATCTTTCTTCCGGAGTTGCTGACCTGGTTGCCTTTGGAAAACCGTTCCTTGCCAATCCAGATCTTGTCACAAGATTTCAAAAAAACATCCCTCTTGCGTCCTTTGACCAAACCACTCTTTACACACCTGGCGAAAAAGGATATAGTGACTATGTTTTTGCAAACTAA
- a CDS encoding 7TM diverse intracellular signaling domain-containing protein — translation MKGFYNRSLALILSLFLGSFEIFADDLKININSIGSSPLYLTNSMLVLEDPTNILSFEAVQSASYQSKFIKVPSSKEAFNFSYSKSTYWLRVHLQNSDPTPKDIVIVVAYPRLKTMDLYFQSPKEFIQIHSGYSVPLSFRPYKSRFFVFPIQFSGNSNATIYLKVNSPNAINLPIQLWDKVAYDRHEIDDHVVQALYFGIAFAMAVFNLFVFFILKDSNYLFYVLLVLSTALTIASHNGIASEYLWQNSPWMDQYSINLLISIVLILFLVFMRNLLNTKKLVPKLDFVSKVLIIIQMILPVLYILSFDSFIKIMVVSHSFTAFWILVNAITCSFRKERIAYFFLLAFAFLFSALIVSTLRALGFIPTNSFTIDGPQFGSAAEMLLLAFALADRYNTIIKEKETAETLVKFNLEKSNFDLEEKVKERTQILNRTLSAMRRDLFVAKKIQENSLITDPTLIKRLNLVYRYLPVSEVGGDFFDICQLNEFKYRILIADATGHGVHAAMITMAIKGLYDNIKTFELSPSKVMEIFNEEFMDNFVSLNSLLTALIVDIDIATKTIQFASAGHPPAVLLRKNQIQLLEKTGRMMGLKKQTHYGQSELTWDVGDRLFVFTDGVFEAFNLKEEEFGEESLYHLFQSTRNLGLAEVEDHLLKTLQIFLNGQDRQDDLTILGIDF, via the coding sequence ATGAAAGGATTTTATAATCGATCTTTGGCTCTCATTTTATCCTTGTTTTTAGGAAGTTTTGAAATTTTTGCAGACGATCTAAAAATCAATATTAATAGTATCGGATCTTCTCCTTTATATCTCACCAATTCTATGTTAGTTCTAGAAGATCCAACAAACATTCTGTCCTTTGAGGCTGTTCAATCCGCTAGTTACCAATCCAAGTTTATTAAAGTCCCTTCTTCTAAAGAAGCCTTCAATTTTTCCTACTCCAAATCTACTTATTGGCTTCGGGTTCATTTGCAGAATTCGGATCCAACTCCAAAAGATATCGTGATTGTGGTTGCCTACCCCAGATTAAAAACAATGGATTTATACTTTCAAAGTCCAAAGGAATTTATACAGATTCATTCTGGTTATTCGGTTCCACTTTCATTTCGCCCTTACAAAAGTCGTTTTTTTGTTTTTCCGATCCAATTTTCTGGAAATTCAAATGCTACCATATATTTAAAAGTAAATTCACCCAATGCCATCAACCTTCCCATTCAACTCTGGGACAAAGTAGCTTATGACAGACATGAGATTGATGATCATGTCGTTCAAGCCCTCTACTTTGGAATTGCATTTGCTATGGCAGTTTTTAATTTATTTGTATTTTTTATCCTCAAAGATTCTAATTATCTTTTTTATGTTTTATTAGTTCTTTCCACTGCATTGACCATTGCTTCGCATAACGGAATTGCATCGGAGTATTTATGGCAAAACTCACCGTGGATGGATCAGTATTCGATCAATCTTCTAATTTCTATTGTTTTGATTTTATTTTTAGTATTTATGCGGAATTTATTAAATACTAAAAAGTTAGTACCAAAACTGGATTTTGTTAGCAAAGTATTGATTATCATTCAAATGATTCTGCCAGTATTATATATTTTATCTTTTGATTCTTTTATCAAAATCATGGTAGTCAGTCATTCCTTTACAGCCTTTTGGATTTTGGTCAATGCCATCACCTGTTCTTTTCGAAAGGAAAGAATAGCCTATTTTTTTCTACTAGCCTTTGCATTTTTATTTTCTGCGTTAATTGTTTCTACACTTAGAGCACTCGGATTTATTCCTACCAATTCATTTACGATTGATGGACCACAATTTGGATCTGCTGCTGAAATGTTGTTACTCGCCTTTGCTCTTGCCGATCGTTACAATACCATCATCAAAGAAAAGGAAACAGCAGAAACACTAGTTAAATTCAATTTAGAAAAATCCAATTTTGATTTAGAAGAAAAAGTAAAAGAACGCACTCAAATTTTAAATCGTACACTTAGTGCTATGAGACGAGATCTTTTTGTTGCTAAAAAAATCCAAGAGAATTCTCTCATCACCGACCCAACTCTCATCAAACGATTAAATCTTGTGTATCGTTATCTTCCTGTATCAGAAGTAGGTGGGGACTTTTTTGATATTTGCCAATTGAACGAATTCAAATATAGAATTCTCATTGCGGATGCAACAGGTCACGGAGTCCATGCGGCCATGATTACCATGGCTATTAAAGGTTTGTATGATAATATCAAAACCTTTGAATTAAGCCCCTCCAAAGTAATGGAAATTTTTAATGAAGAGTTTATGGATAATTTTGTATCTCTGAATAGTCTTTTGACCGCTTTGATTGTAGATATCGATATTGCTACAAAAACAATCCAGTTTGCATCTGCAGGCCACCCACCAGCTGTACTTTTGCGAAAAAACCAAATCCAACTTTTAGAAAAAACCGGCAGAATGATGGGTCTCAAAAAACAAACCCATTATGGGCAATCGGAACTTACCTGGGATGTGGGTGATCGGCTTTTTGTATTTACTGATGGAGTCTTTGAGGCCTTCAATTTGAAAGAAGAAGAGTTTGGGGAAGAATCCCTCTATCACCTCTTCCAATCTACCAGGAATCTAGGCCTTGCAGAAGTAGAAGACCACCTATTAAAAACACTACAAATATTTCTAAATGGTCAAGATCGCCAGGACGACTTAACCATCCTTGGGATTGATTTTTGA
- a CDS encoding PAS domain-containing sensor histidine kinase, which translates to MSTVPKTYEVLLADLKRLEEENQMLKQSLKDKNSHHSDLIHALQFTQFSIDSISEAIVWTDEEGNYVFVNEATCRNYGYTKEELLSMQMFQVDPLFTVEMWKAHWQEILERKSFSIETVNRTKDGTSFPIEVTVNLVEYGGKQYNCAIVRNITERKLAENNLKQSAIRLAELNSTKDKFFSIIAHDLRGPLGTQREFTKILNEKDSSFTDAERSTYLKMLEESSDLVYSLLENLLDWARSQTGAIQFQPVPIDVYDLVQRVIGVLTLSANKKQMTISNQIPEQLEIVADSFMIETVVRNLISNAIKYSNSQEVITIGVLPSELQSNSNQITFFVKDEGVGMHKEQIENLFRLDQKSSTLGTGQEAGTGLGLILCKEFLEQHKGKIWVESKPGFGSTFFFQLFQNSKNL; encoded by the coding sequence ATGTCAACTGTTCCCAAGACATACGAAGTTTTACTAGCAGACCTCAAACGTTTGGAAGAAGAAAACCAAATGTTAAAACAAAGTTTAAAAGATAAGAACTCCCATCATTCCGATCTGATTCATGCATTACAATTTACACAATTTTCAATTGATTCAATCTCTGAAGCGATTGTTTGGACGGACGAAGAAGGAAATTACGTTTTTGTAAATGAAGCAACCTGTAGAAACTATGGATACACGAAAGAAGAATTACTTTCTATGCAAATGTTCCAAGTAGATCCTTTGTTTACAGTTGAAATGTGGAAAGCTCATTGGCAAGAAATATTGGAACGCAAATCTTTTTCCATCGAAACTGTGAATCGGACAAAAGATGGAACCTCCTTCCCTATTGAAGTAACTGTCAATCTAGTAGAATATGGTGGAAAACAATACAACTGTGCCATCGTTCGGAACATCACTGAAAGAAAACTTGCGGAAAATAATTTAAAACAATCTGCCATTCGTTTGGCGGAGCTAAACTCAACTAAAGATAAATTCTTTTCTATCATTGCCCATGACTTACGTGGGCCTCTAGGAACCCAACGAGAATTTACAAAAATCCTCAATGAAAAAGATTCATCCTTCACTGATGCAGAAAGATCCACTTATTTAAAAATGTTAGAGGAATCATCGGATTTGGTATACTCTTTGTTAGAAAATTTATTAGATTGGGCACGTTCCCAAACTGGAGCCATTCAATTCCAACCAGTTCCCATTGATGTTTATGACTTAGTGCAACGAGTGATTGGGGTTTTAACCCTTTCTGCTAACAAAAAACAAATGACCATTTCCAATCAAATCCCTGAACAATTAGAAATCGTTGCTGATTCGTTTATGATTGAAACTGTAGTTCGCAATTTAATTTCCAATGCAATCAAATACAGTAACTCCCAAGAAGTAATTACAATTGGAGTTTTGCCATCGGAACTACAATCAAATTCGAATCAAATCACCTTCTTTGTGAAAGATGAAGGAGTGGGGATGCATAAAGAACAAATAGAAAATCTATTTCGATTGGATCAAAAAAGCTCAACTCTCGGCACTGGACAGGAAGCAGGAACTGGCCTTGGACTCATTCTCTGTAAGGAATTTTTAGAACAACACAAAGGCAAAATTTGGGTGGAAAGTAAACCTGGATTCGGTTCTACATTTTTCTTTCAGTTATTTCAAAACTCAAAAAATCTTTAA
- a CDS encoding pirin family protein — MKHKSILYAQKLDFQWPTSDPFLFCVHHEDFYPKGNGKFGPDASLQGRQIGQDFAGKDGWRMYHGETIPGFPGHPHRGFETVTVVQRGLIDHADSQGAAGRYGDGDVQWMTAGAGIQHSEMFPLVDESGDNTLELFQIWLNLPAKNKFVDPHFKMFWNKEIPVKVVSDASGKKIKIKTVAGSLFGEKPLDPPPDSWAGDPKNEVGIYILDLDPEVSFVIPGSSSGNNRNLYYFRGEGLVMDEVVVPGKHMYNLTSDVSVELKNGSEPGRILILEGKPIAEPVVQYGPFVMNKQEEIQQAFDDYRKTQFGGWPWDSYDPVHVGKGRFARHADGKEEVPT; from the coding sequence ATGAAACACAAATCGATTTTATACGCCCAAAAACTCGACTTCCAATGGCCGACCTCGGACCCATTTTTGTTTTGTGTTCACCACGAAGATTTTTATCCAAAAGGGAATGGGAAGTTTGGTCCGGATGCTTCCTTACAAGGAAGACAAATCGGCCAAGACTTTGCCGGCAAAGATGGATGGAGGATGTATCACGGAGAAACCATTCCTGGGTTTCCTGGCCACCCTCACCGCGGCTTTGAAACCGTCACTGTTGTCCAAAGAGGACTCATTGATCATGCTGACTCTCAAGGCGCTGCCGGTAGATACGGAGATGGAGATGTACAATGGATGACTGCCGGTGCTGGAATCCAACATTCAGAAATGTTTCCTTTGGTGGATGAATCCGGTGATAACACTTTGGAGCTCTTTCAGATTTGGTTGAATCTTCCTGCAAAAAATAAATTTGTAGATCCTCATTTCAAAATGTTTTGGAACAAAGAGATTCCTGTGAAAGTTGTAAGTGATGCCTCTGGGAAAAAAATAAAAATCAAAACTGTCGCAGGATCTTTGTTTGGCGAAAAACCGCTAGATCCTCCTCCAGATTCCTGGGCAGGTGATCCTAAAAATGAAGTAGGAATTTATATTTTAGATTTAGATCCCGAAGTCAGTTTTGTAATTCCAGGAAGTTCTTCGGGTAATAACAGAAACCTTTACTACTTCCGTGGGGAAGGCTTAGTTATGGATGAAGTTGTGGTTCCAGGAAAACATATGTACAATTTGACATCTGATGTTTCTGTAGAACTGAAAAACGGATCAGAGCCCGGACGCATTTTGATTTTAGAAGGAAAACCCATTGCTGAACCAGTGGTACAGTATGGGCCTTTTGTGATGAACAAACAAGAGGAAATCCAACAAGCGTTTGATGATTATCGCAAAACGCAATTTGGTGGTTGGCCTTGGGATTCTTATGATCCCGTTCATGTTGGCAAAGGAAGATTTGCCAGACATGCGGACGGAAAGGAAGAAGTTCCTACTTAA